Proteins encoded in a region of the Neoarius graeffei isolate fNeoGra1 chromosome 3, fNeoGra1.pri, whole genome shotgun sequence genome:
- the LOC132883039 gene encoding claudin-20, translated as MPSSTMQIFAFILALLGVLGATIATLLPNWKVSVAMGSNIMTAISQMQGLWMDCTWYSTGIFSCTLKYSVLALPAYLQTARTTMVLSCLLATLGLWLAALGLKCTHWGGSQSSKVQTAIAAGTCFVLAGFLCLVPASWFTNEVITTFMNSKVPQSGKYEPGGAVYVAFVSAGFFLAGGVIFCLSCPRKRDGATNCGLSNPDKLIRQEQEKKERREQQSQTEPPELEHKEKPVQEKLQLEQQQQQYYSPSRKRPQDTKALYSLQDYV; from the coding sequence ATGCCTTCGTCCACTATGCAGATCTTCGCCTTCATCCTGGCGCTGCTCGGGGTTCTGGGTGCCACCATAGCCACACTGCTGCCCAACTGGAAGGTGAGCGTCGCCATGGGCTCCAACATCATGACGGCAATCTCGCAGATGCAGGGCCTCTGGATGGACTGCACCTGGTACAGCACGGGCATCTTCAGCTGCACGCTCAAGTACTCCGTCCTGGCGCTGCCTGCTTACCTTCAGACCGCACGCACCACGATGGTCCTCTCCTGCCTGTTGGCGACACTTGGGCTCTGGCTGGCAGCTCTGGGACTTAAATGCACTCACTGGGGTGGTAGTCAGAGCTCCAAGGTCCAAACTGCGATTGCGGCAGGAACATGTTTTGTCCTTGCAGGCTTCCTGTGCCTTGTTCCTGCATCCTGGTTCACCAATGAGGTCATCACCACCTTCATGAACTCCAAAGTACCCCAGAGTGGAAAGTACGAACCGGGAGGAGCCGTTTACGTGGCATTTGTATCGGCTGGATTTTTCTTAGCTGGAGGTGTCATTTTCTGTCTGTCATGCCCCAGAAAAAGGGACGGTGCCACAAATTGCGGGTTATCCAACCCTGACAAGTTAATAAGGCAGGAGCAGGAGAAAAAGGAGCGTAGAGAACAACAGAGCCAGACGGAGCCACCGGAGCTGGAACACAAAGAGAAACCGGTGCAGGAGAAACTCCAGCtggaacagcagcagcagcagtactaCTCCCCATCTCGTAAGCGACCTCAGGACACCAAGGCCCTTTACAGCTTGCAGGACTACGTCTAA